Proteins found in one Agaribacterium sp. ZY112 genomic segment:
- the typA gene encoding translational GTPase TypA, whose amino-acid sequence MIENLRNIAIIAHVDHGKTTLVDKLLSQSGTLDRKDEGAERIMDSNDQEKERGITILAKNTAIQWNDYRINIVDTPGHADFGGEVERVLSMVDSVCLLVDAVDGPMPQTRFVTSKAFEQGLKPIVVINKIDRPGARPDWVMDQVFDLFDSLGATDEQLDFPVIYASAINGIAGNDPEAMADDMTPLYQMIVDKCPAPDVDPEGSFQMQVSALDYDSYVGVIGVGRITRGTLKPNQQVIVKSADGNERKGKVLNVKGYLGLERIDTDLAQAGDIVCINGIDKLSISDTLCDPDNVEALPALSVDEPTVSMTFSVNDSPFAGKEGKFVTSRNIKERLDQELIHNVALRVEEGDTADKFKVSGRGELHLSVLIETMRREGFEMGVSRPEVVQKEIDGEIQEPFEAVVIDVEDQHQGSIMEELGLRKGELTNMEPDGKGRVRLQFIVPSRGLIGFRGLFLTLTSGSGIMTSVFDHYGPVKVGDVAKRNNGVLVSMVKGKTLAYALFSLQDRGRLFLGHAVEVYEGQVVGIHSRSNDMVVNPTKGKQLNNIRASGTDEALTLVPPIKHTLEQALEFIEDDELVEVTPESIRIRKKLLTENLRKRAK is encoded by the coding sequence GTGATTGAAAATCTACGCAACATCGCCATTATTGCCCACGTTGACCACGGTAAAACTACCCTCGTTGACAAACTTCTTAGCCAAAGCGGTACCCTTGATCGCAAAGATGAAGGCGCTGAGCGCATCATGGATAGCAACGATCAAGAAAAAGAGCGTGGCATTACCATTCTTGCTAAGAACACAGCAATTCAGTGGAACGACTACCGCATTAACATCGTAGATACTCCGGGACACGCCGACTTCGGTGGTGAGGTAGAGCGTGTTCTGTCTATGGTTGATTCAGTTTGTTTGTTGGTTGATGCCGTTGATGGCCCGATGCCTCAGACTCGCTTTGTAACCTCTAAAGCCTTTGAACAGGGTTTGAAGCCAATTGTTGTTATCAACAAAATTGACCGTCCTGGCGCTCGTCCTGACTGGGTGATGGATCAAGTATTTGACCTTTTTGATAGCCTTGGTGCGACGGATGAGCAGTTAGACTTCCCAGTTATTTACGCTTCTGCCATCAATGGTATTGCTGGTAATGATCCAGAGGCCATGGCTGACGACATGACTCCGCTTTATCAGATGATTGTTGATAAGTGCCCAGCGCCAGATGTTGACCCAGAAGGCAGCTTCCAGATGCAAGTATCTGCTTTGGATTATGACAGCTACGTAGGTGTTATCGGTGTTGGCCGTATTACTCGTGGTACGTTAAAACCAAATCAGCAAGTGATCGTGAAAAGTGCTGATGGCAATGAGCGTAAAGGCAAAGTTCTAAACGTTAAAGGTTATTTGGGCCTTGAGCGTATCGATACTGATCTGGCCCAAGCCGGTGACATCGTTTGTATTAATGGTATCGACAAACTTAGTATTTCAGACACGCTTTGTGATCCAGACAATGTTGAAGCATTGCCTGCTTTAAGTGTTGATGAGCCAACCGTAAGCATGACCTTCTCTGTTAATGACAGCCCCTTTGCTGGTAAAGAAGGTAAGTTTGTTACTTCGCGCAATATTAAAGAGCGTTTAGATCAAGAGCTTATTCACAATGTGGCTCTACGCGTAGAGGAAGGCGATACCGCCGATAAGTTTAAAGTAAGTGGTCGCGGTGAATTGCACTTGAGTGTATTGATCGAAACCATGCGCCGTGAAGGCTTCGAGATGGGTGTTAGCCGTCCTGAGGTGGTGCAAAAAGAAATTGATGGTGAGATCCAAGAGCCGTTCGAAGCCGTTGTTATCGACGTTGAAGATCAGCACCAAGGTTCCATTATGGAAGAGCTTGGCCTGCGCAAGGGTGAGCTAACGAACATGGAGCCAGACGGTAAAGGCCGCGTGCGTTTGCAGTTTATCGTGCCTTCGCGTGGTTTGATTGGTTTCCGTGGTTTGTTCCTAACCTTAACTTCGGGCTCAGGCATCATGACCAGCGTATTTGATCACTATGGCCCTGTTAAGGTTGGCGATGTTGCTAAGCGTAATAACGGTGTATTGGTGAGCATGGTTAAAGGCAAAACCTTGGCTTACGCATTATTCTCATTACAAGACCGTGGCCGTTTGTTCCTAGGTCATGCTGTTGAAGTTTATGAAGGTCAAGTTGTTGGTATTCACAGCCGCAGCAACGACATGGTGGTTAACCCTACTAAAGGTAAGCAGCTAAATAACATCCGTGCCTCGGGTACTGATGAAGCCCTTACTTTGGTTCCGCCTATCAAGCACACGCTTGAGCAAGCTTTGGAATTCATTGAAGATGATGAGCTTGTGGAAGTAACACCTGAAAGTATTCGTATTCGTAAGAAATTATTGACAGAGAACCTACGTAAGCGCGCAAAATAA
- a CDS encoding PP2C family serine/threonine-protein phosphatase: MAHIDFQTLAHLDHEQPSGELHWESASDTHVGRVRHINEDAYFDASELNIWAVADGMGGMGRGDYASKAVIKALMHFAWQGGICASLANLEEKLIDAHYTCQTAFRNKKPGSTVAALMTKDHYCFFLWAGDSRIYRLRDGLLEQLTRDHSLAQQKVDQGLLSPEEAVNHPSAHKLTRAIGANRELKLDLGFSPTQAGDRFLVCSDGLYNHVSDEEIQSYLGQNTPAATLGAMIDRALDCGGRDNITAIVVEASEPTN, translated from the coding sequence ATGGCCCATATCGACTTTCAAACCCTTGCTCATCTCGACCACGAGCAACCCTCGGGCGAACTGCATTGGGAAAGCGCCAGTGACACCCATGTTGGCCGTGTGCGCCACATAAATGAAGATGCTTATTTTGATGCCAGCGAGCTGAATATCTGGGCAGTAGCGGATGGTATGGGCGGTATGGGCCGAGGTGACTATGCCAGCAAGGCCGTCATCAAAGCCCTAATGCACTTTGCTTGGCAAGGCGGTATTTGCGCCAGCCTGGCAAACCTCGAAGAAAAACTTATCGACGCCCACTACACCTGCCAAACGGCTTTTAGAAACAAAAAACCCGGTAGCACGGTCGCCGCCTTAATGACCAAAGATCACTACTGTTTCTTTCTGTGGGCTGGTGATAGTCGTATCTACCGCCTGAGAGATGGTCTGCTTGAACAACTTACAAGAGACCACAGTCTAGCCCAGCAGAAAGTCGACCAAGGTTTACTCAGCCCAGAAGAAGCTGTCAATCACCCCTCGGCTCACAAGCTGACTCGCGCCATAGGAGCCAACCGAGAATTGAAGCTCGACTTGGGCTTTAGTCCAACGCAAGCAGGGGATCGCTTCTTAGTTTGCAGCGATGGTTTATATAACCATGTCTCGGATGAAGAAATTCAAAGCTATTTAGGGCAGAATACGCCCGCGGCTACGCTAGGAGCAATGATAGATCGGGCTCTAGACTGCGGAGGGCGAGATAACATTACCGCCATTGTTGTAGAAGCATCTGAACCGACAAACTAA
- the thiI gene encoding tRNA uracil 4-sulfurtransferase ThiI, with product MQYIVRLFPEIMIKSKPVRKRWCKKLTDNLRILARRIDENTAVILDWDRIVVRAKGQGPHLDAELSAMLASTPGIAHFTRVSAHKFETLDDIYQVALEFWKDRLKGKTFCVRVKRSGQHEWNSIEIERYVGGGLNQNTEAVGVKLKNPDVSVALEIKDDVLYVVEERTQGLGGFPLGTQDEDVLSLVSGGFDSTVASYMLMRRGMKTHFCFFNLGGREHELAVKEVAFYLWNKFGSSHRVKFISVPFEGVVEQILQHVGPSNMGVVLKRMMYRAASQVADRAKINAIVTGEAISQVSSQTLHNLAAIEKVSEKLILRPLICMDKPEIINLSRKIGTEEFSAAIPEYCGVISVKPSSSVNMGKLLAEEALLDPSVLEQAIADSKAQSIDEVMSDVAVGVEPVAVSSDVDSGLTIIDIRHPDEVDRKPLRLERQLHIPFYSLNSRMHELDKGQAYALYCDKGVMSQLHAVHMQEEGFTQVSVYKPE from the coding sequence ATGCAATATATCGTTCGCCTTTTTCCTGAGATTATGATTAAGAGTAAGCCTGTGCGTAAGCGCTGGTGTAAAAAGCTCACTGACAATCTACGTATATTGGCTCGCCGTATCGATGAAAATACTGCGGTGATTTTAGATTGGGACAGGATAGTCGTTCGGGCCAAGGGGCAGGGGCCTCATCTCGATGCCGAGCTCAGTGCGATGCTTGCATCTACTCCGGGTATTGCTCACTTTACGCGGGTTAGTGCTCACAAATTTGAAACCCTTGATGATATCTATCAGGTTGCGCTTGAATTCTGGAAAGACAGGCTCAAGGGTAAGACCTTTTGTGTGCGTGTAAAACGCAGTGGCCAGCATGAATGGAACTCTATAGAGATAGAGCGCTATGTGGGTGGTGGTCTTAATCAAAATACCGAAGCAGTTGGGGTGAAGCTAAAAAATCCCGATGTGAGCGTGGCTCTAGAAATTAAAGACGATGTGCTTTATGTGGTTGAAGAGCGAACACAAGGCCTCGGCGGTTTTCCGCTTGGTACTCAGGATGAAGATGTATTATCGCTAGTCAGTGGTGGCTTTGATTCGACGGTGGCCTCTTATATGTTGATGCGCCGAGGTATGAAAACCCATTTTTGCTTTTTTAACTTAGGCGGGCGCGAGCACGAGTTAGCCGTTAAAGAAGTTGCTTTCTATCTGTGGAATAAGTTTGGTTCCTCTCACCGAGTGAAGTTTATTAGCGTGCCTTTTGAAGGTGTGGTTGAGCAAATTCTTCAGCATGTTGGCCCTTCCAATATGGGTGTGGTGCTCAAGCGAATGATGTATAGGGCCGCTAGTCAAGTGGCTGATAGAGCCAAAATTAACGCTATTGTCACTGGTGAGGCTATCTCTCAGGTCAGCTCACAAACCCTGCACAATCTGGCGGCAATTGAAAAAGTCAGCGAGAAATTGATTTTGCGCCCGTTGATTTGTATGGATAAGCCCGAGATTATCAACCTGAGTCGTAAAATTGGTACCGAAGAATTCAGCGCGGCGATTCCCGAGTACTGTGGTGTGATTTCAGTTAAGCCTTCATCAAGTGTGAACATGGGCAAATTACTTGCCGAGGAAGCTTTATTGGACCCCTCAGTGCTTGAGCAAGCGATTGCCGATAGTAAAGCTCAGAGTATCGACGAGGTGATGAGTGATGTTGCAGTAGGTGTTGAGCCGGTTGCGGTGTCCAGTGATGTCGATAGTGGTCTAACTATTATTGATATTCGCCACCCTGACGAGGTGGATAGAAAACCGCTTAGGCTCGAAAGGCAGTTACATATTCCTTTTTACAGCTTAAATAGCCGTATGCATGAGCTGGATAAAGGTCAAGCCTACGCACTTTATTGTGACAAAGGGGTGATGAGCCAGTTGCATGCAGTGCACATGCAAGAAGAGGGCTTTACCCAAGTGAGTGTTTATAAACCTGAGTGA
- a CDS encoding serine/threonine protein kinase yields the protein MLEFQQQDACEAQLYIEETDATLPGKLNPNTRYAFFSTIAKGGKSLIKSCRDLHLRRTVCYKTLRPEFIDNEIENKRLLREARISALLQHPNTIPTYELGRDSRGNLYFTMKLVHGYTLREILNYRDRYDLSQLMDVIMQVGRALAYAHSRGVLHRDIKPENILVGPYGEVLVLDWGLAKVWSKDKEQLEDDTEVDEVEAEPGMTGEGKLQGTVMYMSPEQIDRDPKISFNSDIYSLGAIIYESLTGVTPFQGDIVQSLLQQIRDDLPTDPRTANKTRVPDALAELCMQCLQKDAATRPNANELIQRLQSGW from the coding sequence ATGCTCGAATTTCAGCAACAGGATGCGTGTGAGGCTCAGCTCTATATAGAAGAGACCGATGCAACTCTGCCAGGTAAGCTCAACCCAAATACTCGTTATGCCTTTTTTAGCACCATCGCCAAAGGCGGCAAGTCGCTGATTAAAAGCTGTCGCGATCTACACCTGCGCCGCACGGTTTGCTACAAAACCCTAAGGCCGGAATTTATCGACAACGAGATCGAGAACAAGCGCCTGCTGCGTGAAGCGCGTATATCGGCCCTGCTTCAGCACCCCAATACCATTCCAACCTACGAGCTCGGGCGCGACAGTCGCGGCAACCTTTATTTCACCATGAAGCTTGTGCACGGTTACACCTTGCGTGAGATTCTCAATTACCGCGATCGCTATGATCTAAGCCAGTTAATGGACGTCATTATGCAAGTCGGCCGCGCGCTGGCCTATGCGCATTCGCGCGGCGTACTTCACCGCGATATCAAACCCGAAAATATCCTAGTTGGCCCCTACGGCGAAGTACTGGTACTCGACTGGGGCCTAGCCAAAGTCTGGTCCAAAGACAAAGAACAGCTCGAAGACGACACCGAGGTAGACGAGGTTGAAGCCGAACCGGGCATGACGGGCGAAGGTAAATTACAGGGTACAGTGATGTATATGTCACCCGAACAAATAGATAGAGACCCAAAGATCAGCTTCAACTCAGATATCTACAGTCTGGGCGCAATTATTTACGAATCTTTGACCGGTGTTACACCTTTTCAAGGCGATATTGTGCAAAGCTTGTTACAACAGATTCGCGATGACTTACCAACAGACCCAAGGACAGCGAATAAAACTCGAGTGCCCGATGCCTTAGCCGAATTGTGCATGCAGTGCCTACAAAAAGACGCCGCAACCCGCCCTAATGCCAATGAACTAATTCAACGACTACAAAGTGGCTGGTAA
- a CDS encoding glutamine synthetase beta-grasp domain-containing protein, which produces MKSKLEYIWLDGYQPTQSMRSKTMVRNNFGGTLEECPMWSFDGSSTEQADGNDSDCLLKPVAIIPDPDRSNAYLVMTEVLNADGTPHVSNGRATIDEAEDDDDFWFGFEAEYFLWDTTTDRPPGFPAGGFPDPQGPYYCSVGAKNAFGREIIEEHMDLCLEAGLNLEGINAEVAAGQWEFQIFAKGAKRAGDEIWLGRYLLERTAEKYGYAIEWHPKPLGDTDWNGSGMHANFSNGAMRDNGDEAVFTAICEEFGKNIERHISVYGADNHQRLTGKHETQAIDEFSYGVSDRGASIRIPVGTVEDGWKGRLEDRRPASNADPYKVAAAIVKTTNEAMAKYS; this is translated from the coding sequence ATGAAAAGTAAGTTGGAATACATCTGGCTTGACGGCTACCAGCCAACCCAAAGCATGCGTAGTAAAACTATGGTACGCAACAACTTCGGTGGCACTTTAGAAGAATGTCCTATGTGGTCTTTCGACGGTTCTTCTACCGAGCAAGCTGACGGTAACGACTCTGACTGCCTGCTTAAGCCTGTAGCGATTATCCCTGATCCAGACCGTTCTAACGCTTACTTAGTAATGACTGAAGTTCTTAACGCTGACGGCACTCCTCACGTAAGTAACGGTCGTGCAACCATCGACGAAGCAGAAGACGATGACGATTTCTGGTTCGGTTTTGAAGCTGAATACTTCTTGTGGGATACCACTACTGACCGCCCACCTGGTTTCCCTGCCGGTGGTTTCCCTGACCCACAAGGCCCTTACTACTGCTCAGTCGGTGCTAAAAACGCTTTCGGTCGTGAAATCATCGAAGAGCACATGGACCTTTGTCTTGAAGCGGGCCTTAACCTTGAAGGTATCAACGCTGAAGTTGCTGCTGGCCAGTGGGAATTCCAAATCTTCGCTAAAGGCGCCAAGCGCGCTGGTGACGAAATCTGGTTGGGCCGCTACTTGCTAGAGCGCACTGCTGAGAAATACGGTTACGCAATCGAGTGGCATCCGAAGCCTCTTGGTGATACTGACTGGAACGGTTCTGGTATGCACGCTAACTTCTCTAACGGCGCAATGCGTGACAACGGTGACGAGGCTGTATTCACCGCGATCTGTGAAGAGTTCGGTAAAAACATCGAACGTCACATCAGCGTTTATGGTGCAGACAACCACCAACGCTTGACTGGTAAGCACGAAACTCAAGCTATCGACGAATTCAGCTACGGCGTATCGGACCGCGGCGCATCTATCCGCATCCCTGTTGGCACTGTTGAAGATGGCTGGAAAGGTCGTCTTGAAGACCGTCGCCCTGCTTCTAACGCAGATCCATACAAGGTTGCTGCTGCAATCGTTAAAACAACTAACGAAGCTATGGCTAAATACAGCTAA
- a CDS encoding acylphosphatase: protein MPRCRYQVSGRVQGVCYRTGTQEHAKELGLKGWVRNLNNGDVELEVSGPVDRLETLEHWLWQGPSEAEVMQIDVEVIEEEPSNEADFKIRH from the coding sequence ATGCCTCGATGTCGATATCAAGTCAGTGGCCGGGTGCAGGGGGTGTGTTATCGCACCGGTACCCAAGAACATGCAAAAGAACTGGGCCTTAAAGGCTGGGTTCGAAATCTTAACAATGGCGATGTTGAGTTGGAGGTGAGTGGTCCGGTGGATCGCCTCGAAACCTTAGAGCATTGGTTGTGGCAAGGACCTTCAGAGGCTGAGGTCATGCAAATTGATGTTGAGGTGATAGAGGAAGAGCCTTCTAACGAGGCCGATTTTAAAATTAGGCATTAA
- a CDS encoding DUF924 family protein, whose translation MSYKDVINFWFSELELKQWWQKDAELDLLIANRFMAVHKQARSCELYLWRRSPEGRLAEIIVLDQFSRNIFRDQAEAFSCDALALVLAQEAVTLGVDKELPPIQRSFLYMPYMHSESVVIHEQAMSLFSSKGMENNLDFEVRHKEIIDRFGRYPHRNPVLGRQSSPEELLFLEQPGSSF comes from the coding sequence ATGAGCTATAAAGATGTAATTAACTTTTGGTTTTCGGAATTAGAGCTAAAGCAGTGGTGGCAAAAAGATGCTGAGTTAGATTTACTCATTGCTAATAGGTTTATGGCTGTGCATAAGCAGGCTAGGTCCTGTGAATTGTATCTATGGCGACGAAGTCCGGAAGGCAGATTGGCAGAAATTATTGTGCTAGACCAGTTCTCACGAAATATCTTTCGCGATCAAGCCGAAGCCTTCTCTTGTGATGCCCTAGCTTTAGTCTTGGCTCAGGAAGCGGTTACTTTGGGGGTGGATAAAGAGTTGCCACCAATACAGCGTAGTTTTTTGTACATGCCTTATATGCATAGTGAAAGCGTTGTCATACATGAACAAGCAATGTCTCTATTTTCGAGTAAAGGTATGGAAAATAACTTAGATTTTGAAGTAAGGCATAAAGAGATTATTGATCGTTTTGGTCGCTACCCCCATAGGAACCCGGTATTGGGGCGGCAGTCGAGTCCCGAAGAGTTACTTTTTTTAGAACAGCCTGGGTCATCTTTTTAG
- a CDS encoding TetR/AcrR family transcriptional regulator has protein sequence MAWKPEKKLESRKLILQAAAYLFTHKGFDDVTIDEVMTRAKLTRGAFYSHFSSKSELYREALLSAAAEARDIILAVPDLTPTMMANHYLNIGRGEGAQEFCVLAFLVSDINQRDKDIRQTYTRILNGYIGLIENTGLENAAAIQATVLLVGGLALSRAVTDDSLQAKILDNCQKAVENLQLEALA, from the coding sequence ATGGCCTGGAAACCTGAGAAAAAACTAGAATCACGCAAGCTTATTCTGCAGGCGGCAGCTTATTTGTTTACTCATAAGGGCTTTGATGATGTCACAATTGATGAGGTTATGACACGAGCTAAGCTTACTCGAGGCGCTTTTTATTCCCATTTCTCTTCGAAATCGGAGCTTTATCGCGAGGCTTTATTAAGCGCAGCAGCGGAAGCTCGAGATATCATACTTGCGGTGCCAGATCTCACACCTACGATGATGGCGAATCACTACCTTAATATTGGTCGTGGTGAGGGCGCTCAAGAGTTTTGCGTATTGGCGTTTTTAGTGTCTGATATTAATCAGCGTGATAAAGATATCAGGCAAACTTATACACGTATACTTAACGGTTATATTGGCCTAATAGAAAATACAGGGCTTGAGAATGCGGCTGCTATTCAGGCTACAGTATTGCTGGTCGGTGGTTTGGCTTTGTCTCGTGCCGTTACTGACGATTCCTTACAAGCTAAAATATTGGATAATTGTCAGAAAGCGGTAGAAAACCTTCAACTTGAAGCACTAGCCTAG
- a CDS encoding TIGR01212 family radical SAM protein (This family includes YhcC from E. coli K-12, an uncharacterized radical SAM protein.) — translation MQSDLYYHTFSHYLKNRFGHKVRKLALHGSFNCPNRDGTLGRGGCTFCNVSSFADEQAQERTISEQLNEREQELNQKAPAYLAYFQSYTNTYAEVEQLRALYNEALADKQVVGLCVGTRPDCVPDEVLALLQEYQDQGQEVWLELGLQTAHNDTLKRINRGHEFSAYEDALRRAQLHGIKVCTHLILGLPRETHAHALETLDRVVSLGTQGIKLHPLLIVEGSAMARSWRNHRLGTMHVEGYVASAAELIRLTPADVVFHRISAYARRPNLLAPDWATDRWKAPRMIVENLKEKGGQGSMTSHVYKSA, via the coding sequence ATGCAATCAGACCTGTATTACCACACCTTTAGCCACTACCTTAAAAACCGCTTTGGTCACAAAGTGCGTAAGCTCGCCTTACATGGCAGTTTTAACTGCCCAAACCGTGATGGAACCCTTGGGCGCGGTGGTTGTACTTTTTGTAATGTCTCATCGTTTGCCGACGAGCAGGCGCAGGAGCGCACTATTTCTGAGCAGCTCAATGAGCGTGAACAAGAGTTGAATCAGAAGGCTCCAGCCTACCTGGCGTATTTTCAGTCTTACACCAATACTTATGCCGAAGTAGAGCAGCTGCGAGCGTTGTATAACGAAGCGCTAGCAGATAAGCAGGTTGTGGGTTTGTGTGTGGGTACAAGACCAGATTGCGTGCCCGATGAAGTGTTGGCGCTATTGCAAGAATACCAAGATCAAGGGCAAGAAGTTTGGTTGGAATTAGGCTTGCAAACGGCTCATAACGACACCTTAAAGCGCATTAACCGCGGCCATGAATTTAGTGCTTATGAAGATGCGTTGCGCCGGGCTCAGTTGCACGGCATTAAGGTTTGTACTCATTTGATTTTGGGCTTGCCACGCGAAACCCATGCGCACGCATTAGAAACATTAGATAGAGTCGTTTCACTTGGTACACAGGGGATTAAACTGCATCCTTTATTGATTGTTGAAGGTAGTGCTATGGCACGCAGTTGGCGCAATCATCGCCTAGGTACCATGCATGTTGAAGGTTATGTCGCCTCTGCGGCAGAGTTGATTCGGCTTACCCCTGCCGATGTTGTCTTTCACAGGATTTCAGCTTATGCCCGCAGGCCAAACCTGTTAGCGCCAGATTGGGCGACTGATCGCTGGAAGGCGCCACGAATGATTGTGGAAAATTTAAAAGAAAAAGGTGGACAGGGATCAATGACAAGCCACGTTTATAAAAGTGCTTAA
- a CDS encoding DNA ligase, with the protein MSIHLSFLFCIFSFITFSNSLRASEVQLAHVYKQQDISDYLVSEKYDGIRAVWRDGQLRSRSGKRINAPAWFTEGFPDIWLDGELWLGRNKFESLSSVVSKHEPVDGEWRKVHYMVFDAPGIAGPFQQRVLHYTTLIKNLGIEHLNAVEQRRFINESEFNHWYQALLDQGAEGLMLHRADAHFIAGRTHHLLKLKPYRDAEAVVLKHYPGKGKYQNMMGSVLVSWLSESGETRNFKLGSGFTDEDRVKPPAIGSTVSFKYYGLTNTGLPRFATYWRKRK; encoded by the coding sequence ATGAGTATTCACTTATCTTTTCTGTTTTGTATTTTCAGTTTTATTACTTTTTCGAATTCACTCAGAGCCTCAGAAGTTCAGCTTGCACACGTTTATAAGCAACAAGATATAAGTGACTATTTAGTTTCTGAGAAATACGATGGCATACGTGCAGTGTGGCGTGATGGTCAGTTGAGAAGCCGCTCTGGAAAGCGTATTAACGCGCCAGCTTGGTTTACTGAAGGTTTTCCTGATATTTGGTTGGATGGCGAGCTTTGGTTGGGGCGCAACAAATTTGAAAGCCTTAGTTCGGTAGTGTCAAAGCACGAGCCTGTTGACGGTGAGTGGCGAAAAGTGCACTACATGGTTTTTGATGCTCCAGGTATCGCAGGCCCTTTTCAACAGCGGGTTTTGCATTATACGACGTTAATTAAAAATTTGGGTATCGAGCATTTAAACGCAGTGGAGCAGCGGCGCTTTATTAATGAGTCTGAATTTAATCATTGGTATCAGGCTTTACTGGATCAGGGTGCTGAAGGGCTTATGCTTCATAGAGCGGACGCTCACTTTATAGCAGGCCGTACTCATCATTTATTAAAATTAAAACCCTATAGGGATGCCGAAGCTGTCGTTCTTAAGCATTATCCTGGCAAAGGAAAATATCAAAATATGATGGGCTCTGTGCTTGTAAGCTGGCTTAGTGAATCTGGTGAAACTCGAAATTTTAAGCTGGGCAGTGGGTTTACGGATGAGGATCGAGTCAAACCACCTGCTATTGGTTCAACGGTCAGTTTTAAATACTATGGTTTAACCAATACAGGTTTGCCACGTTTTGCTACTTATTGGCGTAAACGTAAGTAA
- a CDS encoding glutathione S-transferase family protein — translation MHNLKLYGPDFSYFVRVCRLMCQYKNLNYELSMSPKGEFIQPFSAEHERIHPFRKIPTLFDDKYEITESLAIASYLEDIAKPSLLANKAVAKAQDLALANMIQSYIHSSVMRNIVLEIAFPKGDNNEIRWSLIEDNKAQALKDLAWLNERLGPNKHLFGNKLSLSDCYLIPMLDYFTYLPSQINLIKDLENLQHYLTFHKEQSYSKGVLEKPQINR, via the coding sequence ATGCATAACCTCAAACTCTACGGTCCAGATTTCAGCTACTTTGTACGTGTATGCCGCCTAATGTGCCAATACAAGAACCTTAACTACGAACTCAGTATGAGTCCTAAAGGAGAGTTTATTCAGCCCTTTAGTGCGGAGCATGAACGCATTCACCCGTTTAGGAAAATACCAACACTATTTGACGACAAATATGAAATTACAGAAAGCCTAGCCATTGCAAGCTATCTAGAAGATATTGCCAAGCCGAGTTTGTTAGCCAATAAGGCTGTGGCAAAAGCGCAAGACCTAGCCTTAGCGAACATGATACAAAGCTATATACACAGTAGTGTAATGCGCAATATTGTTTTGGAGATTGCCTTCCCCAAAGGAGACAACAACGAAATACGCTGGTCACTTATTGAAGACAATAAGGCTCAGGCCCTTAAAGACTTAGCATGGCTAAACGAACGTCTAGGGCCAAACAAGCATTTATTCGGAAATAAACTGAGCCTCAGTGACTGTTATTTAATCCCAATGCTTGATTATTTTACTTACCTTCCTAGCCAAATAAACCTGATAAAAGATTTGGAAAACTTACAGCACTACCTTACATTTCATAAGGAACAAAGTTATAGCAAAGGCGTATTAGAAAAACCTCAAATCAATAGATAG